GCTGGTCGTGGCGCTCGGCCGCCAGCCGACAGGCGCTTTCGCGCGTGGCCTGCAGATTTTCGCCCTGGTCGTTTCGCCGCTGCCGTTCTATGCCGGAGCACCGCTGCCCCTGGCGCTCCTCAGCTGCGGCCTGCTGCTCGCCGGCGCGATGGCGCGGGCTTTTCGCACCGGCAGGGAGGGTGACCCGGACTCCCGCCTTGTCGCCCGGGGCATCCTGTTTCTCATCCTCTGCCTGCTCGTCGACATCGCCATGGAGCTCGCCTGGCTGCCGAGGATCCCCGCCCTGGCGCTCCTGGGATTCAGCGTCCTCTTTCTCGCTTCGGCCCGATCCCTCAGCGAGCGGTTCGATCGCGACCATCGGGAGCTCGGCGCCCTGCGCCGCGACCTCGAGCGCCGGATCGAAGAGCGGACCCTCGCGCTGCAGGCCGCCAATGCACTGCTGGCAGAGGCCTCCCGGACCGACGCCCTCACCGGCCTCCTGAACCGGCGAGGCTTTCTGGAAAAAGGGGGCGCCGAAATCGACCGCAGCTGCCGCTCCGGGAAACCGCTCTGCGTGGTGATGGCGGATGTCGACCACTTCAAGCGCATCAACGACAGGCACGGCCATGCCGCTGGCGACGTCGCCCTGCAGGGTCTGGCGAGCCTGTTACGCGGCACCCTGCGCAGCCAGGACCTCGTCGGACGCTGGGGCGGCGAGGAGTTCATTCTGCTGCTGCCCGAGACCGACGTCTACGGCGCGTCGCAGGTGGCCGAGCTGATTCGCCGCAAGGCAGGGCAAGAGGCGATCCGTGTCGGCGACCTCGAGCTTCCCGTCACCCTCTCTTTCGGGCTCGCCGAGCATCGGCCGGACCGGAGCCTGGAGATGACGATCGCCCATGCCGACGCGGCGCTCTATCGCGCCAAGGCCGAGGGACGCGACCGCGTCGTCGCGCACCGTTCGCCGCCACTCGGCACTCCGGCCTGAGCCGTTGACCTAGACCCCCTCGGCGCGTTCGCGAACTGCCCGGGACCTATCCGATTGCCGCCTTCAAGGCGCGCTCGATCGTGCCGGGTTCGCGCTCGACGAGCTCGTAGGTCACGTTGACGATCGGCTTGTCGGTCTTGAGGACGCGCGCCAGCTCGATCGGCGTCCCCTCGACGACGACGTCGGCCGGCGTCGCCCGGATCGTCGCCTCGAGGTCGCGGATCTGCTCGTCGCCGTAGCCCATTGCCGGCAGGATGCCCTTCGCATTCGGGTACTTGGCGTACGTGGCCGCCAGGGAGCCGACGGCGTACGGCGACGGATCGACGATCTCTGCCGCCCCGGCGTCGTGTGCGGCGTACCAGCCGGCGCCGTAGCTCATGCCGCCGTGGGTGAGCGTCGGACCGTCCTCGACGACCAGCACCCGCTTGCCCCGGATCGCCGCCGGATCGGAGACGCGGATCTCGGAGTTGCAGCGCAGGATCGTGGCGCGAGGATTGAGCTTCCGGCAGGTCGCCTCGACCTCGGCGACCTTCGCCGGATCGGCGGTGTTCACCTTGTTGACCAGGATGAGATCGGCGAGCAGCACATTCACTTCGCCGGGGTGGTAGGTCGCCTCGTGCCCCGGCCGGTGCGGATCGACCAGGGTGATCTGGAGCGCCGGGGTGTAGAAGGATGTGTCGTTGTTGCCGCCGTCCCAGAGGATGACGTCCGCCTCCTCTTCGGCGGCGCGCAGGATCTTCTCGTAGTCGACGCCGGCGTAGACCACGAAGCCGTTGTCGATGTGCGGCTCGTACTCCTCGCGCTCCTCGATCGTGCACTTGTGCTTGTCGAGGTCGGCATAGGTCGCGAAGCGCTGACAGATCTGCTCCGAGAGATCGCCGTAGGGCATCGGATGGCGGACGGCGACCACCTTCTTGCCCATCGCCTTGAGGATCTTCGACACGTAGCGCGTCGTCTGCGACTTGCCGACGCCGGTGCGCACCGCCGTGATCGCCACCACCGGCTTGACCGAAGTGAGCATCGTCTTCTGCGCCGCGGCGAGCACGAAATGCGCCCCCGCCGCGATCGACCGCGACGCGAGGTGCATGACGTCGACGTGCGCGAGATCGGAGTAGGAGAACCAGGCCTCGTCGATCTTCTCGGCCGCTACCAGCGACTCGAGCTCCTGCTCGGCGACGATCGGGATGCCCTTCGGATAGAGCCCGCCGGCGAGCACCGCCGGATAGGTACGACCGGCAATATCGGGGATCTGCGCCGCGGTGAAGCCGAGCACCTCGAACTCCTCGCGGTCGCGGAAAAGAACGTTGAAGTTATGAAAATCGCGCCCTGCTGCTCCCAGGATCAGTACACGTCGACGTCGCATGCGAAAGCCTCCCTTTTGTACCCTCGAGAGGACGATACCTGCCGCCCCACCCCCGCCCCATACCCGCGCGGGTGGGCTGGAGCCGCCGAGGCAGGGCTGACCACCCGGCCGCTGTCACTGGGGTGCGGATGGGGTGGTGCGGATGGGCAGATGGGCAGATGGGCAGATGGGGTGCCAGCCGATTCTCCGGAAGGGGTGCCACTCCACTTATTGCGAAGGAAGTGAGAAGAGCTCCCCCCGATCTCCAAAGCAAAGACGGCCGAAAGAGGTGCCTCCGAAAGAGGTGCCACCCGATTTCCAAAGTCGGCCACTCCAGCCTTCGCCGCCAGATTGCCGAGCCGATTTACGTCCTTCACCTGTATGCCAAGAAGACTACGCTACATCCCGCCCGGAGGAGCGCTTGTCGAGGTCACCTGTCGGACCCTCCAGGGCCGTCTGCTGCTGCGCCCTTCGGCGGGCCTCAACGACGTCATCCGGGGCGTCCTCGCCCGCGCTGCGCGTCTGGCATCGGTTCCGATCCACGCCCCGGCCTTCCTCTCCAACCACTACCACCTCCTACTCTCGGTCACCGACGCCCAGCAGCTTGCCGAGTTCATGAACTACCTCAACTCGAATCTCGCCCGCGAGGCCGGCCGCCTCGCGCGCTGGCGCGAGAAGTTCTGGGGCGGGCGATATAAGGCGGTTATCGTCTCCGACGAGGAAGCGGCCCAGGTGGCCCGGCTTGCGTACGTCCTGGCGCAAGGTGTCAAGGAAGGGCTCGTCGCTTCGCCGTTCGACTGGCCCGGGGTCCATTGCGCCCAAGCCCTGACCGAGGGGACGCCCCTCTCCGGCCGCTGGCGCGACCGCACCCTCGAGTCCAGGGCACAGCGCCAGGGGCTTCCGCTCGAGCCGCGAGATTTCATGGAGCAGGAGGAGCTCCAGCTCACTCCCCTTCCGTGCTGGGAATCGATCCCCCCGGAGGAGTATCGAGCTCGGGTTCACCAGATGATCGATGCGATCGAGACGGACGCCCGACTGCAGCAGGAGGCGACCGGGACCTCTCCGCTCGGCGCCGACGCCGTCTGCCGGCAGAATCCCCATCACGAGCCGAACCGGATCAAGAAGGGTCCAGCCCCGCTGGTGCATGCCGTGGCTCCGGCGGTGCGCCGCAGCATTCGCAAGGCCTACTTCGCCTTCCGCGATGCCTACCGATATGCCGCGAACCGGCTACGCACGGGCGCGACGGACTTCGAGTTCCCACCGGGCGCGTTTCCACCGCCGCTCCCGGTCCGAGCCGCGGCACGAAGCGGCTAGCGACCCTCCGAGTTGGTTCCCAGATCGCGAGGCGGATCGAGGAGGCAAGGCCTATCAAGGACGAAAGTCCGTGATCCTGAGAGAACACCGCGCCGAACCCGAGCGAAAAAGGGGCGTGACTGCTTGCCTAGAGTTCAGTCCGCAGCTTCCACGTCCCGTTGGATCGTGCTGAAATTCCGAAAGAGCTAAGAATGCACTAGTGCTTCCGGCACCTATCAGAAGCAGTAGGAAATCCGCTGGAAATCGGGTGGCACCTCTTTCCCTCTTTCCCCAGGAAATCGGGTGGCAGCTCTTTCAGCACCTCTTTCAGCACGATTCTCGAGCGCGACGAGGTCATTCTTCAGCCCTGAGAATCGCCGCCACGCGAGAAAGCGATTGCGGCTCATCGTCAGCAATCAAAGTCAGCGCCGTTGGTTCAATGACGTCGCCCGTCAGACGAAACCGAACAAGGGCATTGAAGGACGACAATGCGCCAGGGCCCGGGCGAAAGCCCGCGACGAGCGTGCGATCGCCGACTTCCGCCGACGGATGGAAGGTCGATTTCTTGGACAGGAACCTCGCCCCCTGAGCGTCGAACCAGCCGCCCTCTTCCAGGACTGAGAGTCGATCGCTTGGTGTGTAGGTTCCCTTTAGTGCCTCTTCGACATCGATATCAATTCGGCGTACCACCTTCCCCGAAATGCAGTGCATTCCCACTTCAATGTTTGCAATTCTTCCGACCAAGACCTCGCCCGCTGACCTTAGGGCTTCCAGCGTTGCGATCCGGTCCAGCCCGGCCTCCGGCGCGACCGAAAAAACCTCTGGCACCCCTTGTCTCGCGGGAACTGACTTGTACGCCACGATCCAGCCCCGACAGCGCTGGTCTAGTGGCAGAAGCTCCCACTCTCCGCTTGCAATCTCGTCACCGGAGACGAAAAGGCGCGTCGAGAGGTCGGGCCCCATATTCAACGGTTCGGAGGTAGAAGCCTGGCCACCACCCGCGGCAAGGGCTAAGACTAGAACGGCACACATGCGCGAAGTCATCAATGAGTCTCCTGGAGCTGCCCCGATTCGGTGGACAGTTTACGGCTTTCACTCATACGAACGGTTGTGGGCTTGTAGTGGAGCCCCGGGGGGGCTCCATCAGCTCTTCTTCAGTCCCACGGAAGCGTGGCGTGCCGCCGACCTCGGCGGCTAAGCCCGAGTCGGCGTGACGAGCTTCGAAGCACATCGGGCTGATGTTCCCGATCGCCGAGTGCCGGCGCCGGGGGTTGTAGAAGCCTTCGACAAGGAAAAAGACCGCTATTCGGGCCTCGACCGGGGTCCGAAACATCCTGCGATTGAGCAACTCGCATTCGAGTGTGGCGAAGAAGCTCTCTCACATCGCGTTGTCGAAACAGTCGCCGACCGTGCCCATCGAAGGGCGGACATGCGCCTCGCAGCAGCGCCTGCCAAATTCGATCGAGGTGTACTGGCAGCCTTGGTCGGAGTGGTGCATCACGTCCTGCGGCTTTCTCCGCTCGAGCGCCATCCCGAGCGCCTCCGCGATGAGCTCGGTGCGCAGATGCGTGCGCATCGCACGACCGGACCCTCGAGTCCAAGGCACGGCGCAAGGGGCTTGCGCTCGAGCCGCAGGCCTTCCTGGAGCAGGAGGATTTCCAGCCACGCCAGGCGGCACCTTTCAGGCAGGAAATCGGGTGGCACCTCTCAGAAATCGGGTGGCACCTTTTTCAGCAGCACCTTTTTCAGCACCTTTTTCACGGGAGGTGCCACCCTCGTCCCGCTCCCCAGTGACCCTCTGCGCCGGAATGGGCAACCTCCCGCGACCCCTCGCGTATCGACCAGCGAGCCTTCCATCAGGAGATGGGGCTTGACAGCTCCCGAAACCTCAAACTACAGTTGTCGTACTACAAGTGTAGTTGTGGTCCGGCGAGAGGAGATTCGATGGCGAAGCGGCAGCGCAAGACTCAGCTCTCCGATCTGCAGCTCGCGGTGATGCGCGTGCTCTGGAGCCGCGGCGAGGCGACGACGGCCGACGTCGTCGCCGACCTTGCCGCCGAGCGCGGGCTGGCGCACACCACGGTGGCGACACTCCTCACGCGGCTGGAGAAGCGCGGCGTCGTCGCTCAGCGCCGTGACGGCCGCACCTGGATCTACAGCGCCAGCATGAGCGAGACCGAAGTCCAGCGCTCGATGGTCGCCGACCTCGTCGCGTCGCTGTTCGGCGGCGACAGGACGGCGCTGGTCGCACACCTGGTGAGCACCGACGAAGTCTCCTCCGGCGATCTCGCCGCCGTCCGCGCCCGCCTGCGCGCCGCCAGAACCGCGAATCGACCGCCGGAGACCCCGGAGACCCCGCAAACCCCGGATACCTCGGAGATTGCCGATGTCTGACCCACTGCTGCCGCTCGCGACCTGGCTCGGTACGTATCTCCTCCACTCCACCGTGCTCTTCGGCATCGCCTGGGCGATCGACCGATGGCGTTGGCTGCGTTCCCCCGCGCTCCGCGAGCTCCTCTGGCGCGCGGCCATGGTCGGCGCGCTCGTCACGGCGACGGCCCAGAGTGCCGGTGTCGCGGCGCGCGCGCCGATGGCGTCGTGGCTCCCTTTCACCCCCCGCACCCTGCCGCTGGCGGTCGCCCGGGAGGTCGGGGCCGCCGATGCCGCAACCTTCGGCGCCGCCATCGCAGCCGACGCAGCCATCGCAGCCGTCGCAACGAGCGCCGCGAGCGAGCCGGCGCTACCGGCGCCGCGCCCGACGGACTCGGCCGGGGCCGGGAACCGGGCCGGTTCGTCCGGCCAATGGATGTCGTTGCGCTTGCCGCGCCTGATCGCCGCGCTCTGGATCGCCGGAGCCGCCTTGCTGATCCTGCGCCTCGCAGCGCACGGTTGGCGGACGCGGCGCGACCTCGCCGGCCGCACGCCCGGTGACGCGGCTCTGCGTCGCGAGCTGGCATCGATCTGTGACACGCAGCGGCGGTCGGTGCCCGCGCTCTCCGTGACCGCCGCCATCGCCGGACCGGTCGCACTGCCGAACGGCGAGATCGTCCTGCCGCCCTGGGTATCCGTTCAGCTCGACGTCCGCCAGCGACGCGCGGTGCTCGCGCACGAGCTCGCCCACCAGGTACGGCGCGATCCGCAGTGGCTGGTGCTCACGCTGGCGCTCGATGCGCTTCTCTGGCTGCAGCCGCTCCACCGCCTGGCACGCCGCCGACTCGGCGCTCTCGCGGAGCTCGAAGCCGACGCCTGGGCCGCCCGCCTGCTCTGCGATCCGCGCGCCCTCGCCGAGTCGCTCGCCGCCTGCGCCGAGCGCCTCTTCGCCACCCGTACCGCCCTGTGGAGCGCCGGCATGGTGACCGGCTCCCGCCACGACTGTCCGCTCCTCGAACGCATCGATCGCCTCTTGAAAGGATCCGCCATGACCCATCCGAAGAGCACGTGGCCGGCACGCGCCGGCGCCCTCGCGGTTCTCTCAGCCGGCATCTTCCTCCTCCCGGGCTGCGGGCCGGCGGGCTTCGGCCAGATCGGCGGCGGGAGCTCGACGTCGATCTCGATTTCCGACGACGGCGACACCCGGATGTCCGTCCGCCGCGCCGGCTACTCGATGCGCATGGATTCCGACGGCGAAGTGACCTTCACGGCGGACGAGTCGGACGTCGCGACGTTGTCCGCCGGCGGCACCTTCTCCTTGACGGAGAAGT
Above is a window of Thermoanaerobaculia bacterium DNA encoding:
- a CDS encoding GGDEF domain-containing protein gives rise to the protein MAYLHELLDAFGAGLYLLFGAAHLDLWLRRRDRPGYLWLAGASAMALLVDGTGFLMRRLAPASDPFLGSLNQFAVAGATVCIYELVVALGRQPTGAFARGLQIFALVVSPLPFYAGAPLPLALLSCGLLLAGAMARAFRTGREGDPDSRLVARGILFLILCLLVDIAMELAWLPRIPALALLGFSVLFLASARSLSERFDRDHRELGALRRDLERRIEERTLALQAANALLAEASRTDALTGLLNRRGFLEKGGAEIDRSCRSGKPLCVVMADVDHFKRINDRHGHAAGDVALQGLASLLRGTLRSQDLVGRWGGEEFILLLPETDVYGASQVAELIRRKAGQEAIRVGDLELPVTLSFGLAEHRPDRSLEMTIAHADAALYRAKAEGRDRVVAHRSPPLGTPA
- a CDS encoding GTPase, giving the protein MRRRRVLILGAAGRDFHNFNVLFRDREEFEVLGFTAAQIPDIAGRTYPAVLAGGLYPKGIPIVAEQELESLVAAEKIDEAWFSYSDLAHVDVMHLASRSIAAGAHFVLAAAQKTMLTSVKPVVAITAVRTGVGKSQTTRYVSKILKAMGKKVVAVRHPMPYGDLSEQICQRFATYADLDKHKCTIEEREEYEPHIDNGFVVYAGVDYEKILRAAEEEADVILWDGGNNDTSFYTPALQITLVDPHRPGHEATYHPGEVNVLLADLILVNKVNTADPAKVAEVEATCRKLNPRATILRCNSEIRVSDPAAIRGKRVLVVEDGPTLTHGGMSYGAGWYAAHDAGAAEIVDPSPYAVGSLAATYAKYPNAKGILPAMGYGDEQIRDLEATIRATPADVVVEGTPIELARVLKTDKPIVNVTYELVEREPGTIERALKAAIG
- a CDS encoding transposase; the protein is MPRRLRYIPPGGALVEVTCRTLQGRLLLRPSAGLNDVIRGVLARAARLASVPIHAPAFLSNHYHLLLSVTDAQQLAEFMNYLNSNLAREAGRLARWREKFWGGRYKAVIVSDEEAAQVARLAYVLAQGVKEGLVASPFDWPGVHCAQALTEGTPLSGRWRDRTLESRAQRQGLPLEPRDFMEQEELQLTPLPCWESIPPEEYRARVHQMIDAIETDARLQQEATGTSPLGADAVCRQNPHHEPNRIKKGPAPLVHAVAPAVRRSIRKAYFAFRDAYRYAANRLRTGATDFEFPPGAFPPPLPVRAAARSG
- a CDS encoding BlaI/MecI/CopY family transcriptional regulator, with amino-acid sequence MAKRQRKTQLSDLQLAVMRVLWSRGEATTADVVADLAAERGLAHTTVATLLTRLEKRGVVAQRRDGRTWIYSASMSETEVQRSMVADLVASLFGGDRTALVAHLVSTDEVSSGDLAAVRARLRAARTANRPPETPETPQTPDTSEIADV
- a CDS encoding M56 family metallopeptidase encodes the protein MSDPLLPLATWLGTYLLHSTVLFGIAWAIDRWRWLRSPALRELLWRAAMVGALVTATAQSAGVAARAPMASWLPFTPRTLPLAVAREVGAADAATFGAAIAADAAIAAVATSAASEPALPAPRPTDSAGAGNRAGSSGQWMSLRLPRLIAALWIAGAALLILRLAAHGWRTRRDLAGRTPGDAALRRELASICDTQRRSVPALSVTAAIAGPVALPNGEIVLPPWVSVQLDVRQRRAVLAHELAHQVRRDPQWLVLTLALDALLWLQPLHRLARRRLGALAELEADAWAARLLCDPRALAESLAACAERLFATRTALWSAGMVTGSRHDCPLLERIDRLLKGSAMTHPKSTWPARAGALAVLSAGIFLLPGCGPAGFGQIGGGSSTSISISDDGDTRMSVRRAGYSMRMDSDGEVTFTADESDVATLSAGGTFSLTEKSGGVEHVYKVKSPGDTLERTFFRDGDEVVPDAEARQWLAAALPRMFRESGLDADARVGRLLARGGPELVLAEVDLAVSDHAKSTYLGKLLGTVQLDAQQFERALASAAKLGSDHELRTALELGLATQELDGARVTALLATAQQLGSDFELRSLLERVAPRGGDPEVAAAYLTATRELDSDFERRTAIVALLDGARLDGAGLAEVLDLASGMGSDFEKRTVLELVAGSVAADPDLNRRYRDVARGMSDFERGEALRALDDAMSI